CGACGAAACGAGGTCGGTCGACGATGACTGACGACGCCGCTACCGATCGACGGCAAAAAACTAACACCGTCGCCACACTCCCATGTCGACTCTGACGACCGCTGTCGTCGAAACCGAGAGGCCGTTGCGAAACGTATCGCTGGCTCCGCCACGACCGTCACCGCTGCCCTACACAACTGCACCATGTCACGTCCACCGTTCGATCCACGATATCGTCCAGCCGTCGAGCAACCCAGCTGGGAACGCGTACTCGCGAGCTACGCCCTCGTGCCCGCGTTGCTCTTCCTGCTCTGGGCCATCAGCCAGCCGCACGCCGCTATCGTTGTCCTCACGGCGACCGTCGCCCTCTTCCTCGTCGCGCGACGCAGCCTCGGTCTGGCCCGCTGCCTCTCCGATTGTGGGGGGTTCTCGGTCGATTTGGGCGGGAAGCTCCGGATTACGATCGCTCGGCCGCAGGTCGATGACTCGCGGTAGCCTTCAGTTCGCGCCGCAGAAGCGACGCCGGCAGCGGGACGACCGGCCGACCCAGTCACCGCCAACGGAGGGCGATGGAAGCGTATGACCGACGTTTCGATAACGCTCCGACCGGTGGACGCTGAGACCGTCGAACGCGTCGAAGCGCTGTTGAAAGCCAACGACCTCCCGTATCGGGACGTCCGAACGAAGCCAGAGTGTTTCGTCACCGCGTTCTCCGAGACGACGTTCGTCGGCGTCGGCGGCGTCGAACGATACGGGTCGAACGGGCTCTTGCGGTCGGTCGTCGTGACGGAATCGAATCGCGGTCAGGGGTACGGCACTGCCCTGGTCGGCGCGCTCGAGGACCGCGCACGATCCAACGGGGTGGAGACGCTGTACCTCTTGACCACGACCGCGTCGGCGTTCTTTCAACGAGAGGGGTACGACGCAGTCGATCGAGAGGCCGTTCCGGAGTCCATTCAGCAAACGACCGAGTTCGCGGATCTCTGTCCGAACTCGGCGATCTGCCTGAAAAAGAACCTCGAGTGATAACCCGCCGAAATCGGCCGGAACTCGGGGAGGCTCGAATCGGACGCTCGAGTCACGACGGAGAGCCGGCCACTCGACTGACGGCGTACTTCCGCTTGCGGAGCGGTCGCACCGCATTGTGCTCCGGGAAAGAACCGCTACAGCCCCAGATCGATACCGAACCGGTCGGCCGGAGCGAAGTCCCCCGGCAGTTCCTCGGGGACGACCTCGTCCGGCAGGGCATCCCAGTTGAGCTCGTCCTCCCCGGGGACCGCGTCGGTGTCGAACTCGGGTTCGTCGGCGGGGGGCACGTCGCGATACTCCCGTGGCGGCGCGTCGTGTGCGTAGACGCTCTCGGGATGGTCGACGGTCCAGACGTGGAGCATACACGGGGTTCGACAGGGGAACTCTCGATCACCGTCCTGGAAATCCCCTTCGTACGCCCGGCGGTAGTACCACCACGCGAATCGTCCTGGGAGTCCGGTGTGGGCGTGCCACGGCGAACACCGCTCTTCGGACGTCTCCTCGCCGTACACCGCCGGTGGCTCGACCGAGTCTCCGTCAAGCGTCGCGATGAACATGACGCCGATCGGTTGCCAGGACCGGTTGTCGACGAGCACCGATTCCGGCCGTTCGGGATCCAGGAGCTCGCCGTCGCCGATGAATTCCGGACTGAGCCAGTGCGACCAGCTATCGTCGCCGGTCTCGAGCGTATCGAAGTACGGCTTGTATCCCACCTCGAGCAGCGTCTCCACGTTGGAATACCTGGTCTCGAGGGTATCCCGAACGGCCGACCGGAGCTCGGTCGTCGCCGGATGGTCGTCCGCACAGCCCTCGGTGCTCGCCCCCTCGCAGTGGGTCATTCCCGTCTCGAGGGTCGCTTCCGGGCAGTTCTCGTCGAACCAGTGGGTCGTCCGGGGCGCACTGTCGTCCCCATCGGCTCGCACGCTCCCGACCGCCGAAAGCGTCGCAGTTCCGGCTGACGCCCGCAACAGCGTCCGTCGCGACACGTGCAATTTGTCGTCACTGTCGTGCATCCCAGCACGTTCCACACCGACCGTCGGTATGAAACCCGGTTGCCGGTCGAACTGATAGTCACCCGGGGAAACCGCTTGGCGGACGTGGCGTCGAAACCCTGATGGAACGGGCGGAGCCGTCCTCAGTGAAAGGCCGACTCGAGGACGGCAGCCAGTTCGATATCGGTCGGTTCGTCTTCCCACCCGCCGTCGTCGTCGACGTAGCGTTCGGGGGTTTCGCAGCTGAAGCCGTAGATTCCGATGATCCCGTCGGCCGGCTCGATCGGCTCGGAACTGTCGGCCGCTACCCAGGCGTAATCCTCACCCGACGGGATGAGCTCGCCGATCGCTTCGATCTCCCCGGCCTCGAACAGCGGTTCGATCGCCGGTGCGAGCGTACCGGTCACCGAGACGTGGATGTCGCTCTCCCCGGCCGGGCTCGCCTCGCCGGTGTACAGTTCGTAGACGACCGCGTGCTCCTCGACGACCGCGATTTCGAGCCGGTCGTAGGACCATCTGGCCGCAAAGCGTCTGAACAGGGGGTCCTCTTCAGGCCTGTCGAGGTGATACTCGAGCAGGCTCGCCTTGCGTGATGCCGTATACGGCTCGAGGGCATCGGCCGTATCGAGTTTCTCAACGAGGGAGAGTTTCTTGACCAGCGTTTCCTCGTCGATGGGTTTGACGAGGTAGTCGGTGATCGGGAGCTCGATAATGTCGGTTCCGGGGGCAACTGCGGTGATCATCAGAGTGATCACGTCGGATCCTTTCGGGACCGTCTCGAGGACCTCTCGCCCCGAACCGTCCGGGAGTCGCCGATCGAGAAGGACGATGTCGACTGCCGGCTGCGATTCCAGTTTCGCCTGGCCGTCGGCGACCGAACCCGCGGTGTGGATCCGCGTGTTGTGCCCGCAGAAAGCTCGCGTCCAGACCGTCAGAAGTTCCGCGAGTTCTTCGTCGTCTTCGACGATCAATACGGACCGGGTGGTCGTATCGGTCGTTTTCGGCCCTGCCGAACCCGTTTGGGCACCACTTCGAGATAGGTTAAAAGTCATATCAGTTGATAATTTTTGTTGGATCTCTGTAACTCATCGCTTTCGATATTCGCCACAAATAGTTCTCTGTGCTCTCATATACGATTTATTAGCTTAATATACATTTTAATATATAAATGTTATTCATTCAACAGAACTGTGGTTCCGTTCGAGACGATTCGAGGGGACTCTCCACTCCCAGCGTTCGAGGAACGGGACGGTTCGGTCTCGTGACCGTGGCTCTCGAGTCACGACTCGAGCGCGACCGGGATCGGGCGGACGCGGACGGCACTCGACGAATCGGTCGTCACTATCGCCTCTCGTGAATTCGAATCGATCGACGCTGACGCGGTCCCGGCCACCGAGGCGACGCTGAGAGCGCCGATGGTCAAGTACTGCCGCTGGTGACGGAGTGTTCGGGGAAGTCCACCCGAGTATATCGCCGATCCGGTTTTGAAAAGCGACGGGACGAGCCGTGTACCAATAACGATCAAGTTTAAATATTTGTTTCCGAAACGAGGAACGATGGCGTGGAAGGGTGGCCGGCGGTCGGTGGTGAAAATCGGCGGGGTAGCATGTGCGTTCGGGCTGGCAGGATGTCTCGGCGACAGCAACGAGTCGGAGACCGGATCGACCGCTGGGAGTGACGCGTCCTGGCCGACATACGGTGCGACGGCTGCGAACGTCGGTTACGCGTCTCTCGAAGGGCCGCTCGAGAGTGTCGCCGAACGGTGGCGGCTCGAGACGGACGCGACGGTTCGCGGCAGTCCAGTAGTGGCCGACGGGACGGTCTACGTCGGGAACGACGCAGGTAGTCTGTACGCGCTGGACGCCGGCACTGGCGAGACGACCTGGCAGTTCGAGACGGGTGAAGAGTTCCGCCACAGTCCGTCGGTGACCGAGGGGACGGTCTACGTCGGTAGCGAGGACGGGTTCGTGTACGCTATCGACGCGGCCACAGGGGCGGAACGCTGGCGAAACGAAGTGGCCCCCGATTCGAGTCCGACGGTCGTCGAGGGCACCGTCTACGTCGGGGGTAACTGGGGCACGGTCCACGCCCTCGAGGCGGAAACCGGCGAGGAACGCTGGCGGTTCGAGACGGACGGAGAGTACGTACACACGACCCCGGCAGTGGTCGACGGCACCGTCTACGTCGGTAGCGAGGACGGGTCGGTCCACGCGATCGATGCGCGAGGTGGAGAGGCCGACTGGCAGTTCGGGACGGACGAAGCGGTTCGCGGCAGTCCAGCGGTGGCCGACGGGACGGTCTACCTCGGGAGCGGCGACGGTTTCGTGTACGCCCTCGACGCGATCACCGGCGAGGAACGCTGGCGGTTCGAGACGGACGGGTTCCCGAATACCAGTCCCGCGGTTCACGATGACACCGTCTTCGTCGGCTGTGGCACCGAGTCCGCCGACCGCAGGGGCGACGTGATCGCACTCGACGCCGCGATGGGCGATGTCCGGTGGAGGTTCCGGGTCGAAGAACCAGTTCGGACCGGTCCGGCGGTGACCGACGACGCGGTCTACGTGGGGAGCGACGACGGGGCAGTCCACGCGGTCGACGTCGAGAGCGGCGAGCACCGCTGGCGGTTTCCGACGAACGACGCGATCGTCTCGAGCCCCGCCGTGGCCGGCGGTGCCGTCTTCGTCGGAAGCGACGACCGCAGGGTGTACGCGGTCGAAGAACGGTAGCGCGACGGCTCGACTCGTAGTCGCCGCCCACAGACGACGGCTATCAGCGCCGCTCCGCGCCGGTTCCCGGCCGATTCGGATCGTCGATCGCGATCTCGCCGTTCTTTTCGATCGGCCCCGCATACGGATCGTCCGCGAGCAGCAGGGAGCCGTCCAGATCGGCGTAGTCCAGCAGGGGCGCGAGGTGACACGCCGCTGCGATGGAGGCGTTCGATTCAGTCATACAGCCGAGCATGACCTCGAGACCGTGGGCCCGGGCCGCGTGGATCATCCGTTTCGCCTCCCGGAGGCCGCCGCATTTCATCAGTTTCAGGTTCGCGATGTCACACCGGTCCGCGATTCTGGGAATATCCGCGAGCGTCACGCATGATTCGTCGGCGGCGATCGGCAGTGCCGACCGCTCGTACACGAACCGCAGCCCCTCGGGATCGTCGGCGGAAACCGGCTGTTCGACGAACGCGAGGTCGAACTCAGCGAGGCGATCGATTTTTGCGACCGCTTCCCGTGGGGTCCAGGCCTCGTTCGCGTCGACGAACAGCCTGACGTCCGGTGCGACGGATCGAATCGTCCGGACGATCTCGGCGTCGCAGTCGGTCCCGAGTTTGATTTTCAGGGTCCCGTGCCCTCGGTCCAGGGCCGATTCCGTCTTCTCGCGCATCGTCTCGAGATCGTCGAGCCCGATGGTATAGGAACTTTCGAGGGGATCAGCGGGATCGAGCCCCCAGTAGCGATAGAGGGGTATCTCGAGTCGTTTGCCGACGAGATCGTGCAGCGCGATGCTCACTGCGGCCCGGGCAGCCGGATTTCGTCGAACAGTCTCGCGCATGCGGCGTTCGATCCGCTCGAGGCGGTGGGGATCGTCGACGGCTTCTACCACCGCGAGCAGGTCGGGGAGAACGGCCTCGACCGTGGCGGCGGTCTCCCCGTAATGGGACGACGGTGCGGCAGCGCCGATGCCGGTCGTCCCGTCGTCGTCTTCGATCCGGATGAACGCGACCTCGGTTTCGGTCGTCCTCCCGCGAGCGATCTCGAAGGGGTGCTCGAGGGGCAGCGTACGCCGTTCGAACGACGTCTCGAGCCCCATCTCAGCACAGCACCTCGAGGAGGTCGTCGGTTCCGAACCGGAGCACGTCGGTGGCGGGTGCGCCGATTTCGCTGGCGTAGTCGTCGACCGCCTCCCGGGCGGCCTCGTCGTCCTCGAGGCCGGCGGTGTTGAGTGCGCCGGCGACGACCTCGCTCTCCGCGACCGGTGCGGCGACGCTCTCGTAGAGATCGACGCAGGTCCGGACCGACGGCAGCGAGAACGACTCGTAGCCGTGGATCTCTTCTCGGCCGGCCTCGTGGCAGAGTACGAGTTCGTCCGCCATCGATCCGTGGAGGATGCCGAGAGTGACCGGCGAGTACGCCGGATGGACGATGCTCCCTTGCCCCTCGACGAACAGGTAGTCGTGGTCGTCGCCTTTTTCGAGAATCATTTCCTCGACCGCGCCCGCGGTGAAGTCGCTGACGACGCGATCGATCGGGTTCCCCCAGCCCTCGATCATGATCCCCGTCTGGCCGGTCGGGATGACGGCGGCGTCGTGGCCGGCCGCACGGGCGTCGCGGGCGAGCTCCATCGTCGTCGTCATCTTGCCGACCGAGCAGTCGGTGCCGACGGTGAGGATCACGTCGGCGTCGACTTCCCCGGCGACGCCCTCGCTGACCGAGAGATCGTCCGGCGGGTTCCGAACGTCGCGAATCTCGCAGTCGTTCTCCGCCGCCAATCTGGAGAATTCCTCGTCCTCGGCGAGGAAGTAGTGGAGTCCCGATACCACGTCGCAGCCGTACTCGAGTGCCGTTCGAACGTCCTCGCGCCAGCTCTCGTCGAAGCCGCCCCCGATCGGTGCGATCCCGATCAGCAGAGTGTCGACCGCGTCCGGCTCGAGATCACTCATTCCGGCGACGATCGGCGCGTCCTGTACGTCCGGGACGGAATCCGAGACGCGGCGTCCGGCGGTCTCTCGATCGAGGACGGCGACGGCGTCGTGGTCGGCGTACCGGAGAACGCCGAGGGCGGTTTTGGCCTGGCTGGGAAACTTCTCGTGGGCGAGAATGGCGACACGCATACCGGGACATGGGCGAGGGGTTACTTAACCCTACAGTTGCGTGACGGAGTCGTCGGCGGTGGACCGCAAGCAGGGCGGCCTTTATTACGTCGATCGATCGTATGGTGCATTCGAGAATCAGTTCGTATCAGCCGAACTTCATCAGTTCAGGAATACCGAAACTCTCATTTCGGTAACCCACCGATTCCGTCCCAACGTTGTGTTTCACCAGACCGGACAGGTCGATGCGGGGCCGCTATCCGGTGCTCGTGTCGCCACCGGTCGGTGGAACCGAATCGTGATCTCGAGCCGACAGTAAACAGCGAGGGAATCAAAAGCATGGTATCTGATACGTCTGTTTCGAACGTTGTACTCGTCACGGTCGATTCGCTGCGTGCGGACGCGATCGGCCCGTACGATAGCGATCGGCACACACCGGTGATGGATTCCCTCGCCGACAGCGGCACCGTTTTCGAGCGGGCCTTCGCGACCGGGAACTGGACGCCGTTTTCGTTCCCGTCGATGCTCGCTTCCCGGCCCGTGTTTGCCGACAACGGCCGAATCGGCGTCGAAGATTCGCCGACGCTCGCGGAAACGGTCTCCGACGCGGGCGTTTCGACCGGCGGATTCAACGCCGCCAACGGCTTTCTCACGACGCACTGGGGGTACGACGACGGGTTCGACGAGTTCGATCCCTTCGTCGCGAACGTGGGCTCGAGCGTGTACAGCCGGTATCTCGCGACGCACCCGACGGTCGAAGCGTGGCTCCAGTTGGCGGCCTCGCCGATCCGTCGCGCCGGCTCCTGGCTCCGCGGAAACACGGACGATCGGCCGTTTCTGGACACGTCGCGGATGTTCGACGTCGAACACGCCGCGGGCGAGTTCGTCGAGGAGACGGATTCGCCGTTCTTCCTCTGGATCCACTACATGGACACGCACACGCCGTACGTTCCCGCACCACGCTACATCCGCGAGGTCTCCGACGACCGGCTCGGGACCCACAAGATGTTGCTCGCCCACACGCGAACCGGACTCGGATGGGACGTCAGCGACCGAACGCTCGCGGACCTTCGAACGCTCTATCAGGCGACGGCCCGGCAGGTCGACGCGAGCATCGGCCGGCTCCTCGAGACCCTCTCGGACCACGATTACGACGACGATACGGCCGTCATCCTGGCGGGCGACCACGGCGAGGAGTTCCAGGAACACGGCCACCTCGCACACTATCCCAAGCTGTACGACGAGCTGATTCACGTCCCGTTCATCGTGGACGTTCCCGGCTCCGAGGGAGGCCGAGTCGAGCAGCAGGTCGGACTCGATTCCATCCCGCCGACGGTAACCGATCTGATGGACGTCGAGGCCCCGGACGAGTGGACCGGCGAGACGCTCGTTCCGAGCGTCGTCGGCGAGGAGTCCCCGGCCGACGAGCCGGTCGTCTCGGTCACCGTCCGGGACGAGTCGGTGACGAAACAGCCGATCCCGCGGTCGCTCGAGGACGGCGAACTCCTCGTCAGCGCTCGGAACCGTGACTGGACCTACATCGAAAACGTCGAAACCGAGGAGCCAGAACTGTACTATCGACCCGACGACCCGCTGCAACAGACGAACCTCGCGACCGATCCGACTCCGGAGCAACGGGACGTGATCGAATCGCTCGCGCCGGTCGTTGCGGCCCACGCGAGTATGATCCGGGATGCGGAGCCGACGGAAGAGGACGGGGACGTCGACGAGGACCTCGAGGCGCGGTTGTCGGCCCTCGGCTACCGATAGATGATCAGATCGTTCCTTCGCAGTCTCGTCGACGGGCCGCTTGCACGCCAGCTTCGACGGTTCGTCATCGTCGGGGTTATCGCTGCGACGGTACAGATGATACTGCTGTGGGCGTTCGTCGACAGCGCCGGGCTGCATTATCTGGTCGGTGCGATGATCGCCATCGAGATCACGATTGTCCTCTCGTACGTTCTCAACAACGCGTGGACGTTCCAGACGATCCAGAACACCGGCACTATCGATTATCTCACGGGGCTGGTCAAGACGAACGTCGTCCGCGGAACGGCGATACCGATCCAGCTCGCCGTCCTCTTCAGTTTCGTCGAGTGGGTACACGCTCCGTATCTCATCGCCAACGGGATCGCGATCGCTCTCAGTGGGGTGTATCGATACGTACTCGACGCGCGATGGACATGGGGGTCAACGTGACGGCAACCCCCGGTAGCGACCGAGCACGTCGTCAGACGTTTTTGCTCGTCGATCGATCGAAAAAAACACGGCCCACCCAACTACGTAGGTACCAATGATGGCTATTCCGCTCCCGACGATTCTCGTGGTAGAGGCACTGAACGGTCTGCTCGCTGCTCCCGGTGAAGCACTCGTCGAGTCCGCCACCGGCTGGGGCGGGATGGGGATCGTCTTCGTCTACTCGTTTCTGATCGCGTTCGCGCTGCCCGGTCCCAGCGAGGTCGTCCTGCTCGCGCCGCTCGATCTCGGCTTTCCGCAGTGGCTCCGCCTCACGATAATCATGCTCGTCAGCGCGACCGGCAAGGCGGCCGGCAGCGTGGTCGCGTTTCACCTCGGGCAGGAAGTCAAACAGTCCGGACCGATAACGCGGTGGTTGCGTCGGTCCAGATGGGACATCCTCGCCTGGTCGGAGAAGCGCTCGGTCCAGCTCGCGCGGCGGTACGGGTACGGCGGGCTCGCGATCGCCCTCTCCGTTCCGTTCTTCCCCGACACGATCTCGATATACGCCTTCGCCGTCCTCGAGGAAGATTACCCGCGATTCGCCCTGGCCACGTTCCTCGGGAGCCTCGGCCGGCTCGTCGTGACGGTGGGGTTCTTCGGTGGCCTCGCGACGGTATTTTGATCGGATCGTTCGGTTCAATTACGACTGCTTTCGCGCGAATCGGACGATCACCACAGTTTACCCGTTCGCGACTGAGCAGATGGTATGACGGATCGCTGGCTCGCTGCCTGGGGCCTCGGCTCGGTCGCGTTCGGCGGCGCATCGCTGTTGGTTCCACTCTACATCGTTTTGCTCGGTGCGGCGCCGGTACAGCTCGGTATTCTGGCCGCAACGGCGGCCATCGTGGGCGCGCCCGGCGCGATCGCGTTCGGTCGCGTGGCGAATCGGGTCGACAATCGCCGGCCGCTGGTCATCGCGACGCTACTCGGAGTCACGGGCTCGCTGGCCGTAATTCCGTTTCTGACGTCGATTAGGTCCGTTATCGTCGTGAACGCGGTCCTCTGGTTGTTCGTCGCGTCCGTCGGCCCCGTGTTGACCATGCTCGTCGTCGACGACGCACCGGAGTTCGCGTGGAGCGAACGGATCGGTCTGGTGAACAAGTATCAGGGCTACGGCTGGGCCGGCGGGCTCGTCCTCGGAACCATCTGGCCGTTCGTCGGGAGCCGACTGCTCGCGGCCGACGCGGCGACGCTGACCCGGGCGCTGTTCTGGGTGCTCGCGGGCTGTGCCGGCGTCAGCGCTCTCCTGGCGATACGGACGCTCCCGCGTCCCGCGCCGTCGGCACACGTCACGGACGACCGCGCCGTTCGACGGATCGGCCGACTGCTGGCGGAGTCGGGTCGCGGCGTCAAAGGCGCGACGTTCGCCTTCTCACCCAACCGTCTCTACTGGACGACCCGCGGCATCGATCCGCGACGGCTCGCGACGCGACTCGACCCGACGCTGCGGACGTACTTCGTCGCCGGCCTCTTCTTCTTTACCGGCTCCGCCGCGTTCTGGGCACCGCTCCCGCTGTTCCTGACCGACGTCGGCTTCGATTCGGGCCAGATATTCGCGCTCTATCTCGTCTCGAGTCTCGGCTCCGCGGTCTGTTACGAAGCCGCCGGACGGCTCTCGGCGCGATACGACGTCCGCCGCCTGCAGTCGGGCACCCTCGCCGCGCGAGGAGTGTTATTTCCGTCGACCATCGCGATCACGATGCTGGGCGGCGCCGCCGCGCTCGGTGGCGCCGCTCTCGTTCTGACGCTCGTGGGGATCACCTGGGCCGGCATCGCCGTCATCGGGACGGCGATCGTCACCCGGCTCGCGCCCACCAGCGCTCGCGGCGAGATACTCGGGGCCTACGTCGCGCTGGGCGCGATCGGCGGCGGTCTCGGCGGCGTTCTGGGCGGCTGGGCCGCGACCGTCAACTACTTCACCGCGTTCGCCGTCGCTGGCGGGCTCGTGCTGGTCGGGGCAGGGCTCGTCGTCTCGCTCGAGGCATTCGGGAATCGAAGCGTGACCGCATCGGCAAGCGATTCGACTGCCCGGTAGCAGCCGTTAACACTCGCTGGAGCCGTCGCCAGTGATCTCGGAATCGTCCTTGCAATCGATCGTATCTGCAGTTACGTCGCCGTCGACGAGAGAGTCGCCTTTGAGAACTACCGTGTGTCCCTCCGCATCGATATCTCCGTTGACGGTTCCGTCTTCGAGTTCCACGGATCCGTCCGTTTCGATCGGTCCATTAACAACCGATCCGTCTCCGACGGCTACGTCTTCTTCGGCGGCTGTAATCGCGCCGTCCATTTCGGTTCCCGATTTCAGATCGAGCGTATCTCCCGTTCCGTCGGACGGAACCGTGATATCTCCATCTATCTCCGGTCCATTATCCACGATTGGCACGTCTTCGGTCACGACATCACCAGTTATGCTGCCTCCTTTGAACGTCATTCCACCGTCTCCGTTCAATTTCACCTTCCCAATAAGCTCCCCACCGTCTTCGATCTCGACGTCGATATCGGTCCGCCCACCGTCGTCACCGACGACATCGAACTCGATCACTTCGCCGTCTTCGACCGTGAGATCTCCGCCCTCGAGTTCCGATTCACACTGGTCGAAACCGGTCGAGACACCCCGCAACTCGTACGTATCGAGCAGCGTGTCGGAGCCGATGACTTGCAATACGTCTCCCGGCTCGAGCGGATCGGGACAATCGCCCCCGTCGACGATCGTGATATCTCCCTTCTCGAGATCGCCGCTCCCGTCCCAGCTGCCACAGCTTCCTTCTCCCTGAAGTCGGATTTCGGTGTTGCCGGCTGACAGGCCCCGAATGTCGGTAAAGCCGATCGCCACGGTTCCGGTGTCGTCTTCCTGATACATAAGCTCCGCGTGGGGCGTCTGGTCGAAGACGCCGGCGCCGAGAATCCCCGCCGCGAGAACCGCCATCACTATCGACACCATTCCGACGAGCATCACCGTTCCCATCACTACCGATACCGCTCGCTCGTCCGATCGAAGCCGACGCGACTGCATTGATTACCTGTTCGAATACGGGAACTAACAGTTTGGGGATGTTTCTGGCGAATAGATCGTAAATACAATAGATAGCTGAAATAAGTTTGCCGCGTACGGGTACCACCGCTTGCCGCTCGTGCTGACTCGGTTTTCTAACGGGCATCCGACCGACAGTACTCCTAAAAGGACCCGTTCCGAAGTGGAGTGTACATGCTCGAGGGAGTCAACGTTGCGCTCGGGGTGACCGGATCGATCGCGGCCGTCAAGACGGTCGAACTGGCCCACGAGCTCCGACGACAGGGTGCGGCGGTTCGCGGGGTGATGACCGACAGCGCAGGGGGAATTATCCATCCCTGGGCAGTCGAGTTCGCGACGGAGAACGAGGTCGTCACGGAGATCACGGGGAGCGTCGAGCACGTCGAGCTCTGCGGCTACGACGGCTGGGCAGACGTCCTCCTGATCGCTCCCGCGACCGCGAACACGGTGGGCAAGATCGCGGGCGCGGTCGACGACACGCCGGTGACCACGTGTGCGACGACCGCGCTCGGTGCCGACACGCCGATCGTGATCGCCCCCGCGATGCACGAACCGATGTACGACCACCCCGGTGTGCTCGAGGCCATCGAGACCGTCGAGGAGTGGGGCGTCGAGTTCGTCGATCCGCGCATCGAGGAGGGGAAGGCCAAGATCGCCAGCGAGGACGCGATCGTCGCCGACGTGGCCCGCGCGGCCGGCGACCGACCGCTCGAGGGGGATCACGTCGTCGTCACGAGCGGTGCGACCAGCGAGTCGATCGACCCCGTCCGGGTGATTACGAACCGCTCGTCGGGCAAGATGGGGCGGGCCGTCGCGAACGCCTGCTACGTGCGCGGGGCGGACGTGACCCTCGTCCACGACGGCCCCGACGTGCCGTACGCCGACGTCCGCGAAGTCGAGAGCGCCGACGAGATGCTCGGGGCGACGAGAGCGGCCTGCGACGACACCGACGTGCTCGTCTCTGCGGCCGCGATCGGCGACTACACCGTCGAGACGAGCGACGAGAAGATCCGCTCGGGGCAGGAGCTCACCCTCGAGCTCGAACCGACGCCGAAGCTCATCGACGAGATTCGATCCGCCCATCCGGACCTTCCGATCGTCGGCTTCAAGACCGAAACGTCGAGCGACGAATCGGCGATGATCGAGCAGGCGAGGACGACGCTCGAGCGAGCCGATCTCGCGTTCGTCGTCGCGAACGATGCCAGCGTGATGGGTGCGGACCGAACCAGCGCACTGCTGGTTCACGCCGGCGACGTCGCTCGCTACGAGGGGTCGAAGGCGGGACTGGGTAGCGAGATCGCCGCGTCGATCGCGGCGGTACTCGAATCCAGCACGCCGACGAACTAATCCAGCTGCGAGTTCGTCAGGAGAGTTATATGGGTGGGGTTCATTCGACCGAAATAATGAGTTTCCGATCGAGTCTAGAAACTACCCTCTTATCGGAGCGATCCGGGACCACGCGGTGATCTCCGTGGCGCAACAACAGCGCGCCGCCGACGACGGCACCGATCCCGACGGCGCCGACCCCGACCCCGAGGAGGACGTCGACGGCTCGGCCGAGTCGCTCCCCAAAGGCGAGATCTTCGAACTCCTCCGGAACCAGCGGCGCCGCTACGTCTTGCAGTTTCTCAAGCAGGACGATCGACCGGTCGAGCTCGGCGACCTGGCCCAACAGATCGCCGCCTGGGAGTACGACACGACGCTCGAGGGGGTCACCCCCGAACAGCGAAAACGGGTGTACACGACGCTCCAGCAGACGCACCTCCCGAAGATGGATACGGCCGGGATCCTCCGGTTCGACTCCGACCGGGGCGTCATCGAGGCGACCGACCGAACGCGGGACATCAGCGTC
This portion of the Natrinema salinisoli genome encodes:
- a CDS encoding MFS transporter gives rise to the protein MTDRWLAAWGLGSVAFGGASLLVPLYIVLLGAAPVQLGILAATAAIVGAPGAIAFGRVANRVDNRRPLVIATLLGVTGSLAVIPFLTSIRSVIVVNAVLWLFVASVGPVLTMLVVDDAPEFAWSERIGLVNKYQGYGWAGGLVLGTIWPFVGSRLLAADAATLTRALFWVLAGCAGVSALLAIRTLPRPAPSAHVTDDRAVRRIGRLLAESGRGVKGATFAFSPNRLYWTTRGIDPRRLATRLDPTLRTYFVAGLFFFTGSAAFWAPLPLFLTDVGFDSGQIFALYLVSSLGSAVCYEAAGRLSARYDVRRLQSGTLAARGVLFPSTIAITMLGGAAALGGAALVLTLVGITWAGIAVIGTAIVTRLAPTSARGEILGAYVALGAIGGGLGGVLGGWAATVNYFTAFAVAGGLVLVGAGLVVSLEAFGNRSVTASASDSTAR
- a CDS encoding YqaA family protein; translated protein: MAIPLPTILVVEALNGLLAAPGEALVESATGWGGMGIVFVYSFLIAFALPGPSEVVLLAPLDLGFPQWLRLTIIMLVSATGKAAGSVVAFHLGQEVKQSGPITRWLRRSRWDILAWSEKRSVQLARRYGYGGLAIALSVPFFPDTISIYAFAVLEEDYPRFALATFLGSLGRLVVTVGFFGGLATVF
- a CDS encoding GtrA family protein, with translation MIRSFLRSLVDGPLARQLRRFVIVGVIAATVQMILLWAFVDSAGLHYLVGAMIAIEITIVLSYVLNNAWTFQTIQNTGTIDYLTGLVKTNVVRGTAIPIQLAVLFSFVEWVHAPYLIANGIAIALSGVYRYVLDARWTWGST
- a CDS encoding sulfatase — encoded protein: MVSDTSVSNVVLVTVDSLRADAIGPYDSDRHTPVMDSLADSGTVFERAFATGNWTPFSFPSMLASRPVFADNGRIGVEDSPTLAETVSDAGVSTGGFNAANGFLTTHWGYDDGFDEFDPFVANVGSSVYSRYLATHPTVEAWLQLAASPIRRAGSWLRGNTDDRPFLDTSRMFDVEHAAGEFVEETDSPFFLWIHYMDTHTPYVPAPRYIREVSDDRLGTHKMLLAHTRTGLGWDVSDRTLADLRTLYQATARQVDASIGRLLETLSDHDYDDDTAVILAGDHGEEFQEHGHLAHYPKLYDELIHVPFIVDVPGSEGGRVEQQVGLDSIPPTVTDLMDVEAPDEWTGETLVPSVVGEESPADEPVVSVTVRDESVTKQPIPRSLEDGELLVSARNRDWTYIENVETEEPELYYRPDDPLQQTNLATDPTPEQRDVIESLAPVVAAHASMIRDAEPTEEDGDVDEDLEARLSALGYR
- a CDS encoding polymer-forming cytoskeletal protein, whose translation is MQSRRLRSDERAVSVVMGTVMLVGMVSIVMAVLAAGILGAGVFDQTPHAELMYQEDDTGTVAIGFTDIRGLSAGNTEIRLQGEGSCGSWDGSGDLEKGDITIVDGGDCPDPLEPGDVLQVIGSDTLLDTYELRGVSTGFDQCESELEGGDLTVEDGEVIEFDVVGDDGGRTDIDVEIEDGGELIGKVKLNGDGGMTFKGGSITGDVVTEDVPIVDNGPEIDGDITVPSDGTGDTLDLKSGTEMDGAITAAEEDVAVGDGSVVNGPIETDGSVELEDGTVNGDIDAEGHTVVLKGDSLVDGDVTADTIDCKDDSEITGDGSSEC